From the Tachyglossus aculeatus isolate mTacAcu1 chromosome 21, mTacAcu1.pri, whole genome shotgun sequence genome, one window contains:
- the SEC14L2 gene encoding SEC14-like protein 2 isoform X4, with the protein MCCLRYTTPTTTSSCAGSEVIQQYFSGGMCGYDKDGCPVRYDVIGPLDARGLLLSASKQDLLRTKLRDCELMLEECRRQTEKMGKKVETITMIYDCEGLGLKHLWKPAVEAYGEFLCMFEENYPETLRRLFVIKAPKLFPVAYNLIKPFLSEDTRKKIMVLGANWKEVLQKHISPDQLPVEYGGTMTDPDGNPKCRTKINYGGDIPKKYYVRDQVKQQYEHSVQISRGSSHQVEYEILFPGCVLRWQFMSEGADIGFGVYMKTKIGERQRAGEMTEVLANQRYNAHLVPEDGTLTCNEPGIYVLRFDNTYSFIHAKKVSFTVEVLLPDKASEEKMQQLGNKKLTATQQ; encoded by the exons ATGTGCTGCCTTCGCTACACAACCCCGACGACTACTTCCTCCTGCGCTGGCTCCGAG GTGATCCAGCAGTATTTTTCCGGGGGCATGTGCGGCTATGACAAGGATGGCTGTCCCGTGAGGTATGATGTCATTGGACCCCTCGATGCCAGAGGGCTGCTGCTTTCTGCCTCCAAGCAGGACCTGCTTCGGACCAAATTGAGGGACTGCGAGCTGATGTTGGAAGAGTGCAGGCGACAGACTGAGAAG ATGGGGAAGAAAGTCGAGACAATCACCATGATTTACGACTGTGAGGGACTTGGCCTCAAGCATCTTTGGAAACCAGCAGTGGAGGCCTATGGAGAG ttcctctgcatgtttgaagAAAATTATCCTGAAACCCTGAGGCGCCTGTTTGTTATTAAAG CCCCTAAACTCTTTCCTGTGGCCTACAATCTCATCAAGCCGTTCCTGAGCGAAGACACCCGCAAGAAGATCATGGTACTGGGAG CAAACTGGAAGGAGGTTTTGCAGAAGCACATCAGTCCAGACCAGCTCCCTGTGGAGTACGGGGGAACCATGACCGACCCGGACGGCAACCCCAAGTGCAGAACCAAG ATTAACTACGGGGGTGACATCCCCAAGAAGTACTACGTGCGGGACCAAGTGAAGCAGCAGTACGAGCACTCGGTGCAGATTAGCCGGGGCTCCTCCCATCAGGTGGAGTACGAGATCCTCTTCCCCGGCTGTGTCCTCAG GTGGCAGTTCATGTCGGAAGGGGCTGACATTGGCTTTGGAGTTTACATGAAGACAAAAATAGGGGAGCGGCAGCGAGCTGGGGAGATGACTGAGGTCCTGGCCAACCAGAGATACAACGCTCACCTGGTCCCAGAGGATGGGACCCTCACCTGCAATGAACCCGGGATCT ATGTCCTGCGATTTGACAACACCTACAGTTTCATCCATGCCAAGAAGGTCAGCTTCACAGTGGAAGTTCTCCTTCCGGACAAAGCCTCAGAGGAGAAAATGCAGCAACTGGGCAACAAAAAGCTCACGGCTACCCAGCAGTAA
- the SEC14L2 gene encoding SEC14-like protein 2 isoform X1: MSGRVGDLSPKQEEALAQFREHLQDVLPSLHNPDDYFLLRWLRARNFDLPKSEAMLRKHVEFRKQRDMDNIASWQPPEVIQQYFSGGMCGYDKDGCPVRYDVIGPLDARGLLLSASKQDLLRTKLRDCELMLEECRRQTEKMGKKVETITMIYDCEGLGLKHLWKPAVEAYGEFLCMFEENYPETLRRLFVIKAPKLFPVAYNLIKPFLSEDTRKKIMVLGANWKEVLQKHISPDQLPVEYGGTMTDPDGNPKCRTKINYGGDIPKKYYVRDQVKQQYEHSVQISRGSSHQVEYEILFPGCVLRWQFMSEGADIGFGVYMKTKIGERQRAGEMTEVLANQRYNAHLVPEDGTLTCNEPGIYVLRFDNTYSFIHAKKVSFTVEVLLPDKASEEKMQQLGNKKLTATQQ, from the exons TTCCGGGAGCACCTCCAGGATGTGCTGCCTTCGCTACACAACCCCGACGACTACTTCCTCCTGCGCTGGCTCCGAG CTCGAAATTTTGACCTGCCGAAGTCTGAGGCCATGCTCCGGAAG CACGTGGAGTTCCGGAAGCAAAGGGATATGGACAATATTGCCAGCTGGCAACCCCCAGAG GTGATCCAGCAGTATTTTTCCGGGGGCATGTGCGGCTATGACAAGGATGGCTGTCCCGTGAGGTATGATGTCATTGGACCCCTCGATGCCAGAGGGCTGCTGCTTTCTGCCTCCAAGCAGGACCTGCTTCGGACCAAATTGAGGGACTGCGAGCTGATGTTGGAAGAGTGCAGGCGACAGACTGAGAAG ATGGGGAAGAAAGTCGAGACAATCACCATGATTTACGACTGTGAGGGACTTGGCCTCAAGCATCTTTGGAAACCAGCAGTGGAGGCCTATGGAGAG ttcctctgcatgtttgaagAAAATTATCCTGAAACCCTGAGGCGCCTGTTTGTTATTAAAG CCCCTAAACTCTTTCCTGTGGCCTACAATCTCATCAAGCCGTTCCTGAGCGAAGACACCCGCAAGAAGATCATGGTACTGGGAG CAAACTGGAAGGAGGTTTTGCAGAAGCACATCAGTCCAGACCAGCTCCCTGTGGAGTACGGGGGAACCATGACCGACCCGGACGGCAACCCCAAGTGCAGAACCAAG ATTAACTACGGGGGTGACATCCCCAAGAAGTACTACGTGCGGGACCAAGTGAAGCAGCAGTACGAGCACTCGGTGCAGATTAGCCGGGGCTCCTCCCATCAGGTGGAGTACGAGATCCTCTTCCCCGGCTGTGTCCTCAG GTGGCAGTTCATGTCGGAAGGGGCTGACATTGGCTTTGGAGTTTACATGAAGACAAAAATAGGGGAGCGGCAGCGAGCTGGGGAGATGACTGAGGTCCTGGCCAACCAGAGATACAACGCTCACCTGGTCCCAGAGGATGGGACCCTCACCTGCAATGAACCCGGGATCT ATGTCCTGCGATTTGACAACACCTACAGTTTCATCCATGCCAAGAAGGTCAGCTTCACAGTGGAAGTTCTCCTTCCGGACAAAGCCTCAGAGGAGAAAATGCAGCAACTGGGCAACAAAAAGCTCACGGCTACCCAGCAGTAA
- the SEC14L2 gene encoding SEC14-like protein 2 isoform X3 has protein sequence MLRKHVEFRKQRDMDNIASWQPPEVIQQYFSGGMCGYDKDGCPVRYDVIGPLDARGLLLSASKQDLLRTKLRDCELMLEECRRQTEKMGKKVETITMIYDCEGLGLKHLWKPAVEAYGEFLCMFEENYPETLRRLFVIKAPKLFPVAYNLIKPFLSEDTRKKIMVLGANWKEVLQKHISPDQLPVEYGGTMTDPDGNPKCRTKINYGGDIPKKYYVRDQVKQQYEHSVQISRGSSHQVEYEILFPGCVLRWQFMSEGADIGFGVYMKTKIGERQRAGEMTEVLANQRYNAHLVPEDGTLTCNEPGIYVLRFDNTYSFIHAKKVSFTVEVLLPDKASEEKMQQLGNKKLTATQQ, from the exons ATGCTCCGGAAG CACGTGGAGTTCCGGAAGCAAAGGGATATGGACAATATTGCCAGCTGGCAACCCCCAGAG GTGATCCAGCAGTATTTTTCCGGGGGCATGTGCGGCTATGACAAGGATGGCTGTCCCGTGAGGTATGATGTCATTGGACCCCTCGATGCCAGAGGGCTGCTGCTTTCTGCCTCCAAGCAGGACCTGCTTCGGACCAAATTGAGGGACTGCGAGCTGATGTTGGAAGAGTGCAGGCGACAGACTGAGAAG ATGGGGAAGAAAGTCGAGACAATCACCATGATTTACGACTGTGAGGGACTTGGCCTCAAGCATCTTTGGAAACCAGCAGTGGAGGCCTATGGAGAG ttcctctgcatgtttgaagAAAATTATCCTGAAACCCTGAGGCGCCTGTTTGTTATTAAAG CCCCTAAACTCTTTCCTGTGGCCTACAATCTCATCAAGCCGTTCCTGAGCGAAGACACCCGCAAGAAGATCATGGTACTGGGAG CAAACTGGAAGGAGGTTTTGCAGAAGCACATCAGTCCAGACCAGCTCCCTGTGGAGTACGGGGGAACCATGACCGACCCGGACGGCAACCCCAAGTGCAGAACCAAG ATTAACTACGGGGGTGACATCCCCAAGAAGTACTACGTGCGGGACCAAGTGAAGCAGCAGTACGAGCACTCGGTGCAGATTAGCCGGGGCTCCTCCCATCAGGTGGAGTACGAGATCCTCTTCCCCGGCTGTGTCCTCAG GTGGCAGTTCATGTCGGAAGGGGCTGACATTGGCTTTGGAGTTTACATGAAGACAAAAATAGGGGAGCGGCAGCGAGCTGGGGAGATGACTGAGGTCCTGGCCAACCAGAGATACAACGCTCACCTGGTCCCAGAGGATGGGACCCTCACCTGCAATGAACCCGGGATCT ATGTCCTGCGATTTGACAACACCTACAGTTTCATCCATGCCAAGAAGGTCAGCTTCACAGTGGAAGTTCTCCTTCCGGACAAAGCCTCAGAGGAGAAAATGCAGCAACTGGGCAACAAAAAGCTCACGGCTACCCAGCAGTAA
- the SEC14L2 gene encoding SEC14-like protein 2 isoform X2, which translates to MSGRVGDLSPKQEEALAQHVEFRKQRDMDNIASWQPPEVIQQYFSGGMCGYDKDGCPVRYDVIGPLDARGLLLSASKQDLLRTKLRDCELMLEECRRQTEKMGKKVETITMIYDCEGLGLKHLWKPAVEAYGEFLCMFEENYPETLRRLFVIKAPKLFPVAYNLIKPFLSEDTRKKIMVLGANWKEVLQKHISPDQLPVEYGGTMTDPDGNPKCRTKINYGGDIPKKYYVRDQVKQQYEHSVQISRGSSHQVEYEILFPGCVLRWQFMSEGADIGFGVYMKTKIGERQRAGEMTEVLANQRYNAHLVPEDGTLTCNEPGIYVLRFDNTYSFIHAKKVSFTVEVLLPDKASEEKMQQLGNKKLTATQQ; encoded by the exons CACGTGGAGTTCCGGAAGCAAAGGGATATGGACAATATTGCCAGCTGGCAACCCCCAGAG GTGATCCAGCAGTATTTTTCCGGGGGCATGTGCGGCTATGACAAGGATGGCTGTCCCGTGAGGTATGATGTCATTGGACCCCTCGATGCCAGAGGGCTGCTGCTTTCTGCCTCCAAGCAGGACCTGCTTCGGACCAAATTGAGGGACTGCGAGCTGATGTTGGAAGAGTGCAGGCGACAGACTGAGAAG ATGGGGAAGAAAGTCGAGACAATCACCATGATTTACGACTGTGAGGGACTTGGCCTCAAGCATCTTTGGAAACCAGCAGTGGAGGCCTATGGAGAG ttcctctgcatgtttgaagAAAATTATCCTGAAACCCTGAGGCGCCTGTTTGTTATTAAAG CCCCTAAACTCTTTCCTGTGGCCTACAATCTCATCAAGCCGTTCCTGAGCGAAGACACCCGCAAGAAGATCATGGTACTGGGAG CAAACTGGAAGGAGGTTTTGCAGAAGCACATCAGTCCAGACCAGCTCCCTGTGGAGTACGGGGGAACCATGACCGACCCGGACGGCAACCCCAAGTGCAGAACCAAG ATTAACTACGGGGGTGACATCCCCAAGAAGTACTACGTGCGGGACCAAGTGAAGCAGCAGTACGAGCACTCGGTGCAGATTAGCCGGGGCTCCTCCCATCAGGTGGAGTACGAGATCCTCTTCCCCGGCTGTGTCCTCAG GTGGCAGTTCATGTCGGAAGGGGCTGACATTGGCTTTGGAGTTTACATGAAGACAAAAATAGGGGAGCGGCAGCGAGCTGGGGAGATGACTGAGGTCCTGGCCAACCAGAGATACAACGCTCACCTGGTCCCAGAGGATGGGACCCTCACCTGCAATGAACCCGGGATCT ATGTCCTGCGATTTGACAACACCTACAGTTTCATCCATGCCAAGAAGGTCAGCTTCACAGTGGAAGTTCTCCTTCCGGACAAAGCCTCAGAGGAGAAAATGCAGCAACTGGGCAACAAAAAGCTCACGGCTACCCAGCAGTAA